The Streptomyces sp. NBC_01439 genome contains the following window.
GTGCCGACTCCATTGCACTAGTGCATACTGGGGTTTGTGCTAGGAGACTATCGGATCACAGGACGTCGCGCAGCGGATATCGCCGCCGGCGTGGAGACGGGCGTGGCCTCGGGTGCGCTCCCGCCGGGTTCGCTGCTGCCGCCGATGCGGGAGCTGGCGGGCGAGCTGGGGGTGAACCCCAACACCGTGGCCGCCGCCTACCGGACGCTGCGCGAGCGCGGGGTCATCGAGACCGACGGGCGGCGAGGCAGCCGGGTGCGGGCCCGCCCGTCGAGCACGCCGCGGGACGCGCTGCGCATGGTGGTGCCGGAGGGCGTGCGTGACCTCGCGGAGGGCAGCCCGGACGTGTCCTTGCTCCCCGCGCTGGAGGGGCCCCTCGCCGCGGCCGCCCGCCGCTACGCGCTGGCGCCGACCCTCTACGGGGCGGCCCCGGTCGCCCCGGAGCTCGCGGAGCTGGCCCGGGCCGGCTTCGACGCGGACGGCGTGCCGCCGGGGCCGGTGGCGGTGACCTCCGGTGCGCTGGACGGGATCGAACGGGTGCTCACCGCCCATCTGCGGGCGGGCGACGCGGTGGCGGTCGAGGACCCGGGATGGGGCGGGGCGCTGGACCTGGTCCCGGCGCTCGGGCTGCGCGTGCTGCCGGTGGCCGTGGACGACGACGGGCCCCGGCCCGAGGCGGTGGCCCGGGCGCTGAAGGCCGGCGCGCGGGCGCTGGTGGTGACCTCGCGGGCGCAGAACCCGACCGGGGCCGCGGTGGGTGCGGAACGGGCGCGGGAGCTGCGGGCCCTGCTGGCGGACCACCCCGAGGTGCTGCTGATCGAGGACGACCACGGGAACGGGATCGTCGACCTGCCGCTGCATCCGCTGGGCGGAGTGACCCGGCACTGGGTGCTGGTGCGGTCCACGGCGAAGGCGTACGGGCCGGACCTGCGGCTCGCGGTGCTGACCGGCGATGCGGTCACGCTGGACCGGCTGCGGGGTCGGCAACGGCTGGGGCCGGGCTGGGTGAGCCGGTTGCTGCAGTACGCGGTGGTGGAGCTGTGGGCCTCGGGCGCGGTCGACCCGGTGGCGGTGTCCCGCTCGTACGCGGAGCGGCGCGACGCGCTGGTCGAGGCGCTGCGGGAGCGGGGGGTCCGGGCGCACGGGCGCAGCGGCCTGAACGTCTGGGTGCCGGTGGTCGACGAGACGGTGGTCGTGACCCGGCTGCTCGCCGCCGGATGGGCGGTGTCCCCCGGGGCTGTCTTCCGGGTCGAGGCGGGGCCGGGGGTCCGGCTGACGGTCTCGCAGCTGTCGGCCGACGAGGTGCCGGGCCTGGCGGACGCGGTGGCCGCGGCGGCCAGTGTGGGAGCGGCGGGCGTGCGGTACGACTGACGGGCGCCCGAGCGCCCGAGCGCCCGAGCGCCCGAGCGACCGGGCGCTCCGGCGCCGCGGAGCCGGACTTCGGACTCCGGCAGGGAACCCGCGGCGCAGTGGAACCCGGGGCTCGCCAGTCCGGCCTTGGCGGTCGGCCCCGCCCGGGCCGCGCCCGGGCCGCCGGGTTTGCCAGCGGGATCCGGGGCCGGCCGGGGGAGCGGGGGGAGACTGCTCGACGGGATGCCGGTTCCGTACGGGCTGAACACCGAACCGGCGTCGGCGGCCGTCGCGAGATCCTGCGGGCCGGGCGGATCCCCTGCTCGGTAGGGCCCGGCGGTCGACCGACCCCGTCGGGGCGGGACCCCATGCCGCCCCGACGGGGTCGGGGAAGGTCAGGCGGGCCTGCGGGCCCCGGGGCGGGTCTGGGTCAGGGCCGCGCCGGCCAGGACGATCGCGGCGCCGACCGGGGTGTTCCAGTGGAGTTGCTCGCCGAGGACCAACACGCCCGCCGTGGTGGCGATGACCGGGATGAAGTAGGTGACCATCTGCGCAGTGGTCGGGCCGACCTCCGTCACCAGCCCGTACTGCATTTGCAGGGCCATGCCCGTACCGAGGGCGCCCAGCGCGATCACCGACAGGGTCGGCCAGAGCGGGAACGAGCTCGGGGTCGAGGTGAAGACGGCGCTCACGAGCGCGAGCTGGAGCGTGGAGACCATGAGCTGGCCGCCGGTCAGAGCCACCGGGGAGCCGGGGGTCCCGGCCAGCGTGCGCCGGACGTAGATCCAGCCGACGGGGTAGCACAGGGACGCGAGCAGGGCGAACGCCGTGCCCTTGGCGTCGACGCCGGAGAAGCCCTGCCAGGCACCGAGCACGGTCAGGACGCCGAGGAAGCCCAGGCCCAGTCCGGCGAACCGGCGGCGCGTCGGGCGGTCCTCGGACAGCGCGACCAGCGACAGCGCCATGCCCCACAGTGGCGAGGTGGCGTTGCAGATGCCGGCCAGGCTGGAGGGGATGCTCAGCTCCGCGTACGCGAAGAGCGAGAACGGGGCGGTGTTGAGCAGCAGCGCCGCCACGGTCAGGTGGCCCCAGGTGCGCAGGCCCCGGGGGAGCGGCTCGCGGCGGACCAGCAGCACGGTGAGGAGGGCGAGCGCGCCGAACAGGACCCGGCCGAGCGCCACCTGGAACGGAGCGTAGGCCTCCGTGCCGACCTTGATCAGGAGGAAGCTGAAGCCCCAGACGACCGAGAGGATCGCGAACCGGATCCGCCAGTCCAGCAGGCCGCCCCGGCGCCGGCCGGTGGAGGGGGCGGCGGTCGTGGTGGGGGCTGCGGTCGTGGTGGGGGAGGCCGGGGACGGGGAGGCGGCCGGGAGGGTCGGTCCGGCGGTGGTCGGTGCGCTCATGCCCCTTACTGTGCGTGCATCAACTTCGTAGGACAAGCGAGAGTTTCTCGGGGTGGCGTCGTAGCATTGCTTACATGTTGAACCTGGAGCGGCTGCGCACCCTGGACGCCCTCGCCCGCCACGGCTCGGTCAGCGGTGCGGCCGACGGCCTCCACGTCACCACCTCGGCCGTGTCCCAGCAGCTGGCCAAGTTGGAGCGCGAGGTCGGACAGCCGCTGCTGGCCAGGAACGGGCGCGGGGTCCGGCTCACCGACGCCGGGCGGCTGCTCGCCGATCACGCCGCCCGGATCATCTCCCAGGTGGAGCTCGCCCAGGCCGATGTCGAAGCCCAGCGGGGCTGCGCCGTGGGCGAGTTGCGGATCGGCGCCTTCCCGACCGCCATGCGCGGGCTGCTGCCCCGGGCCCTGGCCGCACTGCGGGCGGGGCATCCGGAGCTGCGGGTCAGGGTGCGCGAGCAGGAGCCCGAGGAGAGCATGGCGGCCGTCGTGCGCGGGGACCTCGACCTGGCCCTGGCGATCGACTGGCACAACAAGCGGATGCCGGTGCCCGCCGAGCTCACCCGGACCCACCTGCTGGACGACACCGTCGACATCGCGGTCCCGGCCGGCCACCGGCTGGCCGACCGGACCGCGAGCTCCCCGAAGTCCGGGATCTCCCTCGCCGAATTCGGCGACGACGACTGGATCTCCTGGAACGAGGGGCAGTTCTGCTACGAGTGGCTGGTCTTCACCCTGCGCGGTACGGGCATCGAGCCGCGCATCGCCCACATCGCCGAGGAGCACCACACCCAGCTGGCCTTCGTGGAGGCCGGACTCGGCGTGTGCGTGGCACCGAAGCTGGGCCGCGGCCCGGTGCCGCCGGGCGTGCGGCTGCTGCCGGTCTGCGACAGCGTACGCCGCCACGTCTACGCCGTCTGGCGCGCGGACGCCGACCGCAGGCCCTCCATCCGGGCCGCGGTCGACGCCCTGCGGCAGGCGGCCGCCGGCCTTCGGTAGGTCTGCCGGTCTGCGGTTCGCGGTCCGCCGGTCCGACACGACACGCCTACAGCTTGCGGAAGTCCCAGGAGACGATCGAGTCGGGGGTCAGCCGGATCCAGGCGTGCCGCCCGTCGTGCGGCATCTCCTCGATGCCGAAGTTCTTGACCGGGAAGATCCGCTCGGCCTCCGCGAGCTCGGGGCAGGGCTCGCCGGTGCGCGGGGCCTCGCCCACGAAGGCGGCGCTGCCGGACAGCTCCACCCCGCGCAGTTCGTCGTACGACTCGCCGGCGTCCACGACCACCGAGATCCGCGGATCCTTGCTCAGGTCGGACCAGCGGCGGCTGCGCGTGATCGAGTACAGCCACAGCGAGCTGCCGTCCCACGCGAACCACAGGGCGCCCACGTGCGGGCGCCCGTCGGGGGAGACCGTCGCGACCCGACAGGTCCTCTGCTCGCGCAGGAAGGAGTCCACTTCCGCGTCGCTCATCATGATGCGCCGGCCCCGCCGCTGCGAGGTTCCGGTTCCTGACCCGTCCACGTCCATCCGTACTGCACCCCTTCACATCTGACTGTGTGTCAGGAATCATGAGCGCTCTTCCGTCGCCACGCCAGGGGGAGCCATGCCGGATCTCGATCCCGCCACCACCGCGCTGCTCACCGTCGAGTGCCAGAACGGTGTCGTGGGCGAGGAGAGCGCGCTGCCCGAACTGGCGAAGGAGGCCCGGGACTCGGGGATGCTGGACCGGGTGGCCGCGCTCGTCGACGCCGCGCGCGGGGCCGGCGTCCAGGTGCTTCACGCGGTTGCCGAACGACGGCCCGACGGGCTCGGCGCGAACGCCAACGCCCGGCTGTTCCGGGCCGCGGAGCGGCTGCCCGTGCGCCAGCTGACCGGGAGCCGGGCGGTGGAGGTTGCCGCGCCCATCGTCGTCGCCGGGCAGGACCTGGTGGTCCGCCGGCTGCACGGACTCTCCCCGATGGCCGGTACCGACCTCGACCCCCTGCTGCGCAATCTCGGCATCCGCACCCTCGTCGTCACCGGGGTCTCCTCCAACATCGCCATCCCGAACACCGTCTTCGACGCCGTGAACCTCGGCTACCGGGTGGTGGTCCCGGAGGACGCCATCGCCGGGGTGCCGGCCTCCTGCACCGCCGAGGTGATCCGCAACTCCCTCGCGCTGGTAGCGGACATCACCACCGCCGAAGAGCTCCTCGATCAGTGGGCTCCCGCGACCTGACGCCCGTAGCCCGGTCGACTGCTGACCGGAGTGATCGTCTGAGTTCACGCGTGCGCAGCAGGCCCGGCTGGCTGGGCGACCTCGCGGGCGCCATCCAGTTACTGGGGTCCTGGGTTTCCGGGGCCCCGAGGCTCGGCGTACCCGTCCAGCGCGGTGATCCCCTTCTGCGGCGGCCTGTCGATCACCCGGTAGGCGGGGGAGCGAGCGTGAACAACGGAAACAGGTTAAACAGCCGGTTTCTTGGTAGGTTGGCGGACGCGGACGTGTGCCAGGCAGGGCCGTGTCCGCGCGCCCCAACTGCTCTGGCGGACGGCCGGAGCGGAGGGGTCGAAGCCGACGGAAGGTGACGGGGACGCGATGAAATCGGAGCAGGTGCAACCGTTGGAAGCAGTGGGGCTTGGCGAGTTATTGCGCCCCGTCACGTCGAGGCTGGTCGCGGCGATCGGGCTGCAGGCCGTCGCGGCGGTGGTCGCCGTGGTGCCGTTCGCCGCGGTGGCGGAACTGGCGGGGGTGTTCTTGGTGGACGGCCCGGTCGACGAGGGCGCGGCACGGACGGTCGCCGCCGCCGCGGGCGGCGCGCTGATGCTGTGGCTGGTGCTGAACACCGCGGCGGGAGCGATCGCCCATGCCGCGGACCTGGATTTCCAGCTCTCGGTGCGACGGAGGATGGTCGACCGGCTCGGCCGGGTGCCACTGGGATGGTTCACCGATCGCGGAGCGGGCGGAATCGGGAAGGCGGTCCAGCACGACGTGGACACCATGCACCACCTGGTGGCCCACTCCTTGCTGAACCTCACCGCGAGCGTGGTCACCCCGCTCGCGACCCTGGTCTACCTCTTCGTGGTGGATTGGCGGATGGCGTTGATCCTGATGATCCCGCTGGTGATCGGAATCGGGCTGTTCATCAAGATGATGGTGAGCCTGGACGCCCAGACCGCCGCCTACGAGCAGGCCCAGGAGCGCATCGTCTCCAGGGTCATCGAGTTCGTCGAAGGCATCGCCGTCGTCAAGATGTTCGGCCAGGCCCGGCGAGCGCACCGTCAGTACGCGCAGGCCGCCGACGACTTCACCACGTTCTTCATCGCCTGGATCTCCAAGGGCTACCGGGCCACCGCGGCGTCGGCACTGATCCTCGGCCCGGTCACGATCCTGCTCACCGTGCTGGTCGGCGGCACGGCACTCGTCTCGTCCGGTTCGCTCGACCCGCTCGACCTGCTGCCGTTCGCCATCCTGGGCCTGAGCGTGGCCGCACCCCTGCAGGCGCTCGACTTCCACGGTCACGACATGGAGATGGCCGGGGCGGCCGCCAAGCGCGTGGGCGCACTGCTCGCCGCGCCGGAACTCGCGGTTTCCGATGCGCCGCAGCGGCCGGAGACCGATGGCGGTGTCCGCGTGGAGCTGTCCGGCGTCGAGTTCGCCTACGACGCGGACCGGCCGGTCCTGAGCGGCATCGACCTGGCCCTCGAACCCGGCAGCGTGACCGCCCTCGTGGGGAGCTCGGGTTCGGGCAAGACGACGCTCGCGAAGCTGCTGCCCCGGTTCTTCGACCCGACCGCGGGCACCGTCACCATCGGCGGCGTGAACCTGTGCGACATCGACCCGGACCAGCTGTACCGGCTGGTGTCGTTCGTCCTGCAGGACGTACAGCTGCTGCACGCCACCGTGCGGGACAACATCCGGCTCGCCCGTCCCGACGCGGACGACGAAGCGGTGCGTCGCGCGGCTCGCGCGGCCGCCATCGACCGGCGCATCGAGGAACTGCCGGGTGGCTACGACTCGATGGTGGGCAAGGACGTCCGCTTCTCCGGCGGCGAGGCACAGCGGATCTCCATCGCCCGGGCGATCCTCGCGGACACCCCGATCGTGGTGCTCGACGAGGCGACCGCCCATGCCGATCCGGAATCGGAGGCGCAGATCCAGGACGCGCTGTCGGAACTGGCCGTGGGGCGAACCGTGCTCGTCGTCGCGCACCGGCTGGCCTCGGTCGTCGGCGTCGACCGCATCGTGGTCCTCGAACAGGGCCGGATGGTCGAGCAGGGCACGCACCAGGAGCTGCTCGCCGCCGGCGGGCGGTACCGGCGGACTTGGAACCTGCAGGAGCAGGCCGGCGCCGAGGAGACCGACGGCCACGACGCCCACGCCGGCGCCGGCATCGCGAAGGAGGAAGCGCGATGATCCGCCGACTGTTCACCGCGCTGGGCCCGAAGCACGACCGCGCGCTGCGCAGGCTGCTGGCCCGGTTCACCGTAGCCGCCGCAATCCAAGGCGTCGCGTTCGTCATGCTCGTCCCCGCCCTGCGCGAACTGCTCGGCGACGAGCCGGAGCGGGCCTGGCCGTGGGTGATCACCCTCGCGGTGCTGTGGCTCGGCTACGCGGCGGTGAGCTACCCGGCGACACTGGCCGGTTACGGCACGGGGGCGGCCATGAGCCGCGACCTGCACCACCGGATCGGGGACAAGGTCGCCCGGCTCCCACTGGCGTGGTTCACCCCCGACCGCGTCGGCGGACTCGGGCGTCTGGCCTCGCAGCGCGTCGTCGACATCATGGGCGTGCCCGCCCACCTGCTGCACCAGTTGGTCGACACCTTCGTCACACCCGCCGTGGTGGTGCTGGCAATGTTCCTGTTCGACTGGCGACTTGCCCTGTCGATGACGGTCGCCGCGATCGCCGTGGCGCTGGTGTACCGGGTGGCGGGCCGCGGAATGGCGGCGGCAGACAAGGAGGCGGACCGCATCCACGCCGACGCGGCCGTACGGATCGTGGAGTTCGCCCGTGCCCAGCCGGTGCTCCGGGCCTTCGGCCGTACGGCGCAGGGGCACGCCGCGCTCGACGACTCGCTGGTCGCGCAGCACGCGGCCGGTCGGCGCCTGCTGCGCGCGAGCATGCCCGGTCTGGTCTGGCTCGCCTTCATCGCGCAGGCGTCGTTCGTCGTGCTGCTGGCCCTCGGAACCCGCCTGGCGCTGGGCGGATCGCTGGACGCGGCCGAGTTCATCGCGCTGCTCGTGCTGTCGGCCCGGTTCGTCGAGCCCATCATGCTCACCTCCGAGCTGGGCGGTGCGATCCGGGTGGCCGAGCACGCGCTGACCGAGATCAACGAACTGATCGACACGGAGACGCTGCCCGAACCGCGGACGTCGCGCCGGGCGGACGGCGCCGACATCGAACTCAATGACGTGCGCTTCGGCTACAACGGATCCACGGTCCTGGACGGACTGTCGATGCGGGTGCCGCAGGGCCGGATGACCGCGCTGGTGGGTCCCTCCGGCGCCGGCAAGACGACCGTGATCAGGCTGATCGCGCGGTTCTTCGACCCGGACGCCGGGGCCGTGCGGGTCGGCGGCGTGGACGTGCGCGAGATGCGGACCGAGGACCTCACCTCCCTCATCTCGGCCGTGTTCCAGGACGTCTACCTCTTCGACGGAACCATCCTGGAGAACGTACGTCTCGGCAGGCCCGACGCGACCGACGAGGAGGTCCACGCCGCGGCCCGCACTGCGCGCGTCGACCAGATCGCCGACCGGCTGCCGGGCGGCTGGGAAGCACCCGTCGGGGAGGGCGGGAGCCGGCTCTCCGGCGGTGAGCGCCAGCGCATCTCGATGGCGCGCGCACTGCTCAAGGACACCCCGATCGTGCTGTTCGACGAGGCGACCGCGGCACTGGACGCCGAGAACGAGCACGCCCTGCAAGAGGCGATGTCGGCACTGGCGCGGGACCGCACCGTACTGGTCATCACCCACCGGCTGCACACCTTGCGGGAGGCGGACCACATCATCGTGCTCGGCGACGGCCGGGTCGTGGAGGAGGGAGTCCACGACGACCTCGTCGCACGCGACGGCCGGTACGCGCACTTCTGGCGGGAACGCCGCCGTGCGCAGGGCTGGCACCTGGCGAAGTCCGCGGCGGTCCGCTGACCCGCGGCTCCTCGACCGGACACGGGCGGCGCAGACGCCGGCGCCTGCGCCGCCCGTGTCCCCCGCACGTTCCCCACCCCACGGGCGCGCGTGCCCGTCGGCCCGGGCCGGCAGAACGTGTGACGTACCCATGTCGTGGGCCGATGACAGCGGTCCGGATATGTTTGAGCGATGTCAACAACAGTTGCCCCGTTGGGAGGGTCCAACGGATGAGAGAAGTTCAGCAGGAACGGGCGTTCGCGACCCGGCAGCACATCATCGAGAGCGCCGCAGCCGTGTTCGACACGGAGGGGTTCGCCGGCGCGAGCCTCGGTCGGATCGTCGAGCGGGCCGGGACGACCAGAGGTGCGCTGCACTTCCACTTCCCGGCCAAGGAAGCCCTCGCCAGGGCGGTCCTCAACGAGCACACCAGCCGGATGAGCGCCGTCGTGGAGGAGATCACCCGAAGCGACGGGTGCGCGCTCGAACAGATCGTGGCGATCTCCAAGACGACCGCGCGGATGATCGACAAGGACGTCATCGTCCGGGCCGGTACCCGGCTGCTGATGGAGCTCACCTACACCGGCGAACTGCCCGTCGCGTACCGGACGTGGATCGACGCGTGCGAGAACATGGTCCGCAAGGCCATCGAGGACGGTGACATCGTGCCGACGATCTCACCGGACGCCGTGGCATATCTCGTGATCTCCGGTCTGGCCGGGATCCAGATGGTCTCCTCGGTGCTCACCGGCCGCAGTGACCTGGACCAGCGTGTCGACGAGATGTGGGAGGTCCTGCTCCTCGGCCTCGTTCCGGCCGACCGCCGGTGGAAGGTGGCCGACCTGCTGAACTCCGCTGCCGGCGAGCGAACCTGACGCCATCTCCTGCCCCCTGCGCGCCAAATCGCCGTCCTGTAAAACAACTTAACCCGTACGAGAAAGCGCCGGCGCTCAATGAGTCGACTCACGCGGTGAATTGAGACGAGATCGGTGTGGCGGGTTCATGGAGCCATGTCAGTCGGGGCGCCTCGCGACCGAGGTCGAGAAAGCATGCTCCCCCAATCCTTTGCACGAATACGCGTCTCCCGGCCCTGGGCGAATTTAGCGCTGACGGCGACTGGAACGGGGAACGGGGAACGGGGCGGGAGCCGCTCAGCGGGTCGGATGGCCGAGGCGATCGCGGACTCCGCCTCCCTCGCGGAGCCGGGCCGCCCAGCGGCAACGTGCGCCGGACGCCTCGAAAGAGTTGACCTCGAATCTACGTTCTATCGCTGCGGCCGTTCGCCCGCTCCGCATGGGAAGGGCCGCAGCGATCGAAGAATCGACTCGGGTCGCTAGGGCGTCTTGCCCATGGTGACGGGAAGACGGTCCGCCACCTTCGCGCCGTCAGACTGTTCCAGTGTCACGTCGATCCAACCCTTGTGACCGTCCGGAAGCGTCACGTAGTAGACGTTGCGCCCCGACGCCCGGGCATCCAGTTTTCTGACGAGCGTCCAGGAAGTGTCCTTGGCCTCGTACTTCACGGATGTCACCTTGGATTCCGGAGCGGCCGCGAACACGACGTAGGGCTCCGAGAAGCCGTCACCGGGGCCGAAGAACGTGTCGAGACGCGATCCGGGTTCCTCGACCGTCGTCTTGGCGGCGTCCAGGCACGCGGTTTCGTGCATGGCAGCGCCCGAGACGGCTCCCTGGGCGAAGCAGACCTTCCCCTCGCTCGTTTCCCAGAGGTACGAGGCGGAGTTGCCGACGTGCCGGGCCAGGCTGAGCCCGCTGCCCGTGGG
Protein-coding sequences here:
- a CDS encoding aminotransferase class I/II-fold pyridoxal phosphate-dependent enzyme, translating into MLGDYRITGRRAADIAAGVETGVASGALPPGSLLPPMRELAGELGVNPNTVAAAYRTLRERGVIETDGRRGSRVRARPSSTPRDALRMVVPEGVRDLAEGSPDVSLLPALEGPLAAAARRYALAPTLYGAAPVAPELAELARAGFDADGVPPGPVAVTSGALDGIERVLTAHLRAGDAVAVEDPGWGGALDLVPALGLRVLPVAVDDDGPRPEAVARALKAGARALVVTSRAQNPTGAAVGAERARELRALLADHPEVLLIEDDHGNGIVDLPLHPLGGVTRHWVLVRSTAKAYGPDLRLAVLTGDAVTLDRLRGRQRLGPGWVSRLLQYAVVELWASGAVDPVAVSRSYAERRDALVEALRERGVRAHGRSGLNVWVPVVDETVVVTRLLAAGWAVSPGAVFRVEAGPGVRLTVSQLSADEVPGLADAVAAAASVGAAGVRYD
- a CDS encoding DMT family transporter, translating into MSAPTTAGPTLPAASPSPASPTTTAAPTTTAAPSTGRRRGGLLDWRIRFAILSVVWGFSFLLIKVGTEAYAPFQVALGRVLFGALALLTVLLVRREPLPRGLRTWGHLTVAALLLNTAPFSLFAYAELSIPSSLAGICNATSPLWGMALSLVALSEDRPTRRRFAGLGLGFLGVLTVLGAWQGFSGVDAKGTAFALLASLCYPVGWIYVRRTLAGTPGSPVALTGGQLMVSTLQLALVSAVFTSTPSSFPLWPTLSVIALGALGTGMALQMQYGLVTEVGPTTAQMVTYFIPVIATTAGVLVLGEQLHWNTPVGAAIVLAGAALTQTRPGARRPA
- a CDS encoding LysR family transcriptional regulator codes for the protein MLNLERLRTLDALARHGSVSGAADGLHVTTSAVSQQLAKLEREVGQPLLARNGRGVRLTDAGRLLADHAARIISQVELAQADVEAQRGCAVGELRIGAFPTAMRGLLPRALAALRAGHPELRVRVREQEPEESMAAVVRGDLDLALAIDWHNKRMPVPAELTRTHLLDDTVDIAVPAGHRLADRTASSPKSGISLAEFGDDDWISWNEGQFCYEWLVFTLRGTGIEPRIAHIAEEHHTQLAFVEAGLGVCVAPKLGRGPVPPGVRLLPVCDSVRRHVYAVWRADADRRPSIRAAVDALRQAAAGLR
- a CDS encoding pyridoxamine 5'-phosphate oxidase family protein, which produces MDVDGSGTGTSQRRGRRIMMSDAEVDSFLREQRTCRVATVSPDGRPHVGALWFAWDGSSLWLYSITRSRRWSDLSKDPRISVVVDAGESYDELRGVELSGSAAFVGEAPRTGEPCPELAEAERIFPVKNFGIEEMPHDGRHAWIRLTPDSIVSWDFRKL
- a CDS encoding cysteine hydrolase; translated protein: MPDLDPATTALLTVECQNGVVGEESALPELAKEARDSGMLDRVAALVDAARGAGVQVLHAVAERRPDGLGANANARLFRAAERLPVRQLTGSRAVEVAAPIVVAGQDLVVRRLHGLSPMAGTDLDPLLRNLGIRTLVVTGVSSNIAIPNTVFDAVNLGYRVVVPEDAIAGVPASCTAEVIRNSLALVADITTAEELLDQWAPAT
- a CDS encoding ABC transporter ATP-binding protein: MKSEQVQPLEAVGLGELLRPVTSRLVAAIGLQAVAAVVAVVPFAAVAELAGVFLVDGPVDEGAARTVAAAAGGALMLWLVLNTAAGAIAHAADLDFQLSVRRRMVDRLGRVPLGWFTDRGAGGIGKAVQHDVDTMHHLVAHSLLNLTASVVTPLATLVYLFVVDWRMALILMIPLVIGIGLFIKMMVSLDAQTAAYEQAQERIVSRVIEFVEGIAVVKMFGQARRAHRQYAQAADDFTTFFIAWISKGYRATAASALILGPVTILLTVLVGGTALVSSGSLDPLDLLPFAILGLSVAAPLQALDFHGHDMEMAGAAAKRVGALLAAPELAVSDAPQRPETDGGVRVELSGVEFAYDADRPVLSGIDLALEPGSVTALVGSSGSGKTTLAKLLPRFFDPTAGTVTIGGVNLCDIDPDQLYRLVSFVLQDVQLLHATVRDNIRLARPDADDEAVRRAARAAAIDRRIEELPGGYDSMVGKDVRFSGGEAQRISIARAILADTPIVVLDEATAHADPESEAQIQDALSELAVGRTVLVVAHRLASVVGVDRIVVLEQGRMVEQGTHQELLAAGGRYRRTWNLQEQAGAEETDGHDAHAGAGIAKEEAR
- a CDS encoding ABC transporter ATP-binding protein; its protein translation is MIRRLFTALGPKHDRALRRLLARFTVAAAIQGVAFVMLVPALRELLGDEPERAWPWVITLAVLWLGYAAVSYPATLAGYGTGAAMSRDLHHRIGDKVARLPLAWFTPDRVGGLGRLASQRVVDIMGVPAHLLHQLVDTFVTPAVVVLAMFLFDWRLALSMTVAAIAVALVYRVAGRGMAAADKEADRIHADAAVRIVEFARAQPVLRAFGRTAQGHAALDDSLVAQHAAGRRLLRASMPGLVWLAFIAQASFVVLLALGTRLALGGSLDAAEFIALLVLSARFVEPIMLTSELGGAIRVAEHALTEINELIDTETLPEPRTSRRADGADIELNDVRFGYNGSTVLDGLSMRVPQGRMTALVGPSGAGKTTVIRLIARFFDPDAGAVRVGGVDVREMRTEDLTSLISAVFQDVYLFDGTILENVRLGRPDATDEEVHAAARTARVDQIADRLPGGWEAPVGEGGSRLSGGERQRISMARALLKDTPIVLFDEATAALDAENEHALQEAMSALARDRTVLVITHRLHTLREADHIIVLGDGRVVEEGVHDDLVARDGRYAHFWRERRRAQGWHLAKSAAVR
- a CDS encoding ScbR family autoregulator-binding transcription factor, translated to MREVQQERAFATRQHIIESAAAVFDTEGFAGASLGRIVERAGTTRGALHFHFPAKEALARAVLNEHTSRMSAVVEEITRSDGCALEQIVAISKTTARMIDKDVIVRAGTRLLMELTYTGELPVAYRTWIDACENMVRKAIEDGDIVPTISPDAVAYLVISGLAGIQMVSSVLTGRSDLDQRVDEMWEVLLLGLVPADRRWKVADLLNSAAGERT